From the genome of Lotus japonicus ecotype B-129 chromosome 6, LjGifu_v1.2, one region includes:
- the LOC130722409 gene encoding calmodulin-binding protein 60 B-like codes for MQRRSNSMTREKRGLDSSAAEEDQPERKRPALASVIVEALKVDSLQKLCSSLEPILRRVVSEEVERALAKLSPAKLSGRSSPKRIEGPDGSNLQLQFKTRLSLPLFTGGKVEGEQGTAIHIVLIDANTGHFVTSGPASCVKLDIIVLEGDFNNEDDDNWSEEEFESHIVKERDGKRPLLTGDLQVALKDGVGTLGELTFTDNSSWIRSRKFRLGLKVSSGCCEGMRIREGKTEAFTVKDHRGELYKKHYPPALSDEVWRLEKIGKDGSFHKRLKKAGICTVEDVLRLVVRDPQRLRNILGSGMSNKMWDILVEHAKTCVLSGKLYVYYADDARNIGVVFNNIYELSGLIANDQYYSADTLSESQKVYVDTLVKKAYENWMHVIEYDGNSLLDYNQNKSLATSQPQAPVVSLNYSNSNSLDQQQISIQGLSVPVPTEQPSMDPGVTVGGYCDGANTRFSMQPQNANFNSSIQVENIAFPLPNQLMSASHSQLPRNENELTLGPPQSATPGFQSVSISNPTYRGFEDFFPEEEIRIRSHEMLENEDMQHLLRIFNMGGQSHASFNAPEDGYPYSSAYMPATSTNYNLDDERNRSSGKAVVGWLKLKAALRWGIFIRKKAAERRAQLVELVDS; via the exons ATGCAGAGGAGATCGAACAGTATGACGAGGGAGAAGCGAGGGTTGGATTCAAGTGCTGCTGAGGAAGACCAGCCTGAAAGGAAACGACCTGCTTTGGCTAG TGTAATTGTTGAAGCCCTGAAGGTGGACAGTCTTCAGAAACTTTGCTCATCACTGGAGCCTATTCTACGAAGAGTT GTTAGCGAAGAAGTGGAGCGTGCTTTAGCAAAATTAAGCCCTGCCAAGCTTAGTGGGAG ATCTTCTCCCAAGCGCATAGAAGGCCCTGATGGCAGCAATTTGCAATTACAATTTAAGACCAGATTATCCCTTCCCCTCTTTACTGGTGGGAAGGTGGAAGGAGAGCAGGGAACTGCCATACATATTGTTTTGATTGATGCTAACACAGGCCATTTTGTCACATCTGGCCCAGCATCATGTGTCAAACTAGACATTATTGTACTTGAAGGGGATTTCAATAATGAGGATGATGATAATTGGAGTGAAGAAGAATTCGAGAGCCATATTGTGAAAGAGCGAGATGGAAAAAGACCTCTTCTAACTGGTGATCTTCAAGTGGCGCTGAAGGATGGTGTAGGAACACTAGGTGAGCTTACATTTACAGACAACTCTAGCTGGATAAGGAGTAGGAAGTTCCGGCTGGGGCTCAAAGTTTCCTCAGGATGTTGTGAGGGAATGCGCATTCGAGAAGGCAAAACAGAAGCTTTCACTGTTAAGGATCACCGTGGAGAAT TATACAAGAAACATTACCCACCGGCCTTGAGTGATGAGGTATGGAGATTGGAGAAGATTGGCAAGGATGGGTCCTTTCACAAAAGGCTAAAAAAAGCAGGTATATGTACTGTTGAAGATGTCCTACGACTTGTGGTCAGAGACCCACAGAGATTGCGCAAT ATTCTCGGGAGCGGCATGTCGAATAAAATGTGGGATATTCTTGTTGAGCATGCAAAGACTTGTGTTCTCAGTGGAAAACTCTATGTATATTATGCTGATGATGCAAGGAATATTGGTGTTGTTTTCAATAACATATATGAGTTGAGTGGCTTAATTGCCAATGACCAATATTACTCTGCTGATACTCTATCCGAAAGTCAAAAG GTTTATGTGGACACATTGGTGAAGAAAGCATATGAGAACTGGATGCATGTTATTGAGTATGATGGCAATTCTCTGCTAGATTACAATCAGAATAAGAGTTTAGCCACCTCCCAACCTCAGGCTCCTGTGGTTTCCCttaattattcaaattcaaactcaCTTGATCAGCAGCAGATCTCCATCCAAGGTCTATCAGTTCCTGTACCTACAGAGCAGCCGTCAATGGATCCAGGAGTAACAGTTGGAG GTTATTGTGATGGTGCGAATACCAGATTCTCAATGCAACCACAGAATGCAAATTTTAATTCTTCTATTCAGGTTGAAAATATTGCATTCCCATTACCAAACCAGCTGATGAGTGCTTCACACTCTCAACTTCCAAGAAATGAAAATGAGCTCACCCTGGGTCCACCCCAATCAGCCACTCCTGGCTTTCAGAGTGTCAGTATCTCAAATCCTACCTATAGAGGATTTGAAGATTTCTTTCCGGAAGAAGAGATTCGTATTAGAAGTCATGAGATGCTAGAAAATGAAGACATGCAACATCTGCTCCGTATTTTTAATATGGGAGGGCAATCTCATGCTTCCTTTAATGCTCCTGAAGATGGATACCCTTATTCATCTGCTTATATGCCTGCAACTTCCACGAACTACAACTTAGATGACGAGCGAAACCGTTCCTCAGGTAAGGCTGTTGTGGGCTGGCTCAAGCTTAAGGCAGCTTTGAGATGGGGCATTTTTATTCGGAAGAAAGCTGCTGAGAGGCGGGCACAACTTGTTGAGCTGGTTGACTCGTAA
- the LOC130725786 gene encoding uncharacterized protein LOC130725786, whose product MGHSREIWRMAEALRWPGFLAQDYRHWVRRQAQGVHGVKFMLCLWGIWKWRNNMVFEPSPWPLQEAWRRICHEHDDTVKAMDRGLQPTEAGWLCSRWKLPPTGYVSLCVDGSYRSHEHCMGAGGLLRDELGQWVRGFQAFQAGGNPLLSEAWALKIGLQITWDAGFRDVICNLDCGELLKSLGEVDSRRFLPILDDIIQLLDRPWRVSLSAFSRDCNMPADWLAKRGASNPELPFCLLDTPPMELETLIMRDRLAAL is encoded by the coding sequence ATGGGTCACTCCAGGGAAATTTGGAGAATGGCAGAAGCCCTGAGGTGGCCGGGTTTTCTAGCTCAAGACTACAGACATTGGGTGCGGCGGCAAGCTCAGGGGGTGCACGGCGTGAAATTCATGCTCTGCCTCTGGGGAATCTGGAAGTGGAGAAACAACATGGTTTTTGAACCATCTCCTTGGCCCCTCCAAGAAGCATGGCGGCGCATTTGCCATGAGCATGATGATACCGTAAAAGCCATGGATAGAGGCCTTCAACCGACGGAAGCAGGGTGGCTTTGCAGTAGATGGAAGCTGCCACCAACGGGTTATGTTAGTCTGTGTGTGGATGGTAGCTATCGAAGCCATGAGCATTGTATGGGGGCAGGAGGGTTGCTGCGGGATGAGCTAGGGCAGTGGGTGAGAGGTTTCCAGGCTTTCCAAGCAGGAGGGAACCCACTGTTATCAGAAGCTTGGGCCTTGAAAATAGGATTACAGATAACTTGGGATGCAGGCTTCAGAGATGTGATTTGCAATTTGGATTGTGGTGAGCTTCTAAAATCCTTGGGAGAGGTTGACAGCAGACGGTTCCTCCCTATCTTGGATGATATTATTCAGTTATTGGATAGACCGTGGAGAGTCTCTTTGAGTGCCTTCAGCCGTGATTGTAACATGCCTGCTGACTGGTTAGCCAAAAGAGGAGCTTCGAACCCAGAACTGCCTTTTTGTCTGTTAGATACTCCGCCTATGGAGCTTGAAACCCTCATTATGAGGGATCGTTTGGCTGCTTTGTAg